CGCGCTCGCGGTTCGCCGCCGAATTCATCGGCGAGTCGAACATCCTGCCCGGCAGCCTGCGGCGCACGGCCGCCGGCGGCTGGCAGGTCGCCCTGGACGACGGGCCGGACCTTGCGTGTCTTCCGCCGGAGCAACTGGCCGAGGGCAGGGTGCCGGTGCTGATCCGCCCCGAGCGCATCCGTCTGGCCCCGGCCGCGGCGGGAGAGGGGTTTGCCGCCACGGTCGAGACCGTGCTCGATCTCGGCGGCATCCGCCGCATCGGGCTCGCGACATCGGGAGGCTTGCGGTTCGAGGCGATCGCGCTCGGCAGCGCCACGGGTGGCTTTGCCGTCGGCGAAGCGGTCGCCTGCGCGGTCGCGCCGGCCGATGTCGTGCCGCTCGCGCCGGGAGCGGCGTCATGACGACGACGATCCTGCGCCGGCGCGCGTCGACCGTCCTTCTCCTGCTGCCGGTCCTTGCCCTGCTCGGAGCCTTCTTCGTCTGGCCGGTGCTGGGCTTCCTCGCGCGCGGCTTCACCGGAGCGGCGGGGGGCTTCAGCGCCGAGCAGGCCGAGCGGCTGCTGGCGAGCGCCGCCTATGGCCAGGTCATGTGGATGAGCATCGTCCTGTCCTTCTGGGTCACGCTCGCCGCCATCCTGATCGGCTATCCCGTCGCCTATCTCCTCGCGACCACCGACAAGGCCAGCCGCTCCTATTGGGCGCTCTTCGTGCTGCTGCCGTTCTGGTCGAGCTTCCTCGTGCGCACCTTCGCCTGGATCGTCATCCTCGGCCGCAATGGTCCGGTCAACGCGCTGCTGACCGGCAGCGGTCTCGCCGAGCGCCAGCAGGACTTGCTCTACGGCTGGTTCGCCGTCGGTATCGGCATGACCAACGTGCTCACGCCGTTCGCCATTCTCACCATGCTCGGCGTGATGGAAGGCATCGACCGCCGTGTCGTGCGCGCCGCCGAGACGCTCGGTGCGCGCCCGGTCCAGGCCTTCTTCCGCGTCTACCTGCCGCTCTCCATGCCGGGCGTGACCGCGGCCGCCCTGATGGTGTTCATCACCGCGCTCGGCTTCTTCATCGCCCCGGCGCTGCTCGGCTCAGCGCGCCAGACCATGATCGCCCAGCTCGTCATCCAGCAGATCCTGGAACTGACGAACTGGCCGTTCGCCGCCGTGCTCTGCCTCATGCTGCTGGGGGCCGCCTTCGTCATCTTCGCGCTCTATGATCGCCTGGTCGGACTCTCGACCCTTTCGGGTGAGGTGCGGGCGGCCACCGCGCCGCGCTCGCGCCTTGCCGCTTGCGCGGCGGGCGCCGCGCGCGCACTGTTCGATGCGACCGGCGACGCGCTCGCCCGGCTGGCCGGCGTGGCCGGCGGCGAGGGCAGGGGTGGCGGCCAGGGCCGGGCGACCCGTTTCGCGGCCCTTGCCGTCGTCGTCTTCCTCGTCGCGCCGCTCGCCTTCCTGATGCCGGTCTCCCTGTCCGACCAGAGCTTCGTCGCCTGGCCGCCGCGCGGTCTGACCCTCAAATGGTATGGCGAGATCATCGCCTCGCCGCTCTGGACCGGCGCCGCAGGCCTCTCCTTCCTCGTCGCCTTCCTTACCGCCGGCCTGTGCTTCGCCGTCGTCGTGCCGGCCGCCTTCGCCTTCCTCCGGCTCACCGGCTGGACCGCCGCGACGCTCTTCGCGCTCATGGTCTCGCCGCTGATCGTGCCGCGCATGGTCGTGGCGGTGTCGCTGTTCTACCTCTATGCCCGGCTCGGCCTTGTCGGCTCGACGCTCGGGCTGGTCATCGGCCATGCGGTGATCGCCCTGCCGTTCTTCTTCATTGCCGTCGTCGCCGTGCTGAAGACCTATGACCGCCGCCTCGATCAGGCCGCGGCCTCGTTGGGCGCCTCGCCCTGGATCGTGGCACGGCGGGTGACGCTGCCGCTGATCGGCACCGGCCTGGTCTCGGCGGCCCTGTTCGCCTTCGTCGTGTCCTTCGACGAGCTCAATGTCGCCCTGTTCGCCTCCGGCGGGCTCAACGCGACATTGCCCAAGCTGATGTGGGACGAGGCGACGCTGCGTTTCTCGCCCCTGCTCGCCGCGGCCTCAACCCTGGTCCTCATCGCCATGAGCGTCCTGGTGATCGCGGCACTCCAACTGCGCAAGCCTGCAACGGAAGCCTGAACATGCCCCTGCATTATGCCAAGGACGGCCCGATCGCGACCTTCACCATCGACAATGGCAAGGTGAACGTCTTCACGCCCGAGATGCACCGCGAGCTCCATGCGGCGCTGCAGGATTTCGCCGCCGATCCTGCCGTTCGCGTCGGCATCATGACGGGAGCCGCCGGCCGCTCGTTCTGCGCCGGCGACGACATCAAGACGCCGCTGCCGGAGCTCGCCCCGCACGAGGCCCTGGAGGCGCATTTCTCTCCCCATGGACACGAGGCGCGCATCGGGCTCACCCGCCCCGGCTGGGAGCAGGACGTCATGCGGCTGCGCCGGTTGAAGCCGATCATCGGCGCGGTCGACGGCTATTGCCTCGGGCAGGGGCTGATCTACCTGCTGCTGCTGACCGACATCCGGCTGGCGACTCCCGAGGCGGAGTTCGGCTTCCCCGAAATCGCCTACGGCATGGCGGGGGCCGGCGGCATGACCCGCCTGACCGCCCTGGTGCCGCAGGCGCTCGCCATGGAAATGCTGCTGCTCGGCGAGCGCATCGGCGCGGCGCGCGCGCTCGACGTGCATCTCATCAACCGCGTCGTGGAGCGGCCCGACCTGATGGCCGCAGCGCGGGCCATGGCCGAGCGCATTGCCGGCCATCCGCCGGTCGCGGTGCGCCTCGAAATGGAAGTGGCCCAGCGTGCGCTCGACATGACGCGCGAACAGGCGATGGATTATGCCGGCACGCTGTTCCGCTTCCAGCGCGTCGCCTATCAGGGCTATGGGGCCGGTACCGGCTTCTTCCGCAGTACAGGCGAGGCCGCAGAATGACCAGGATCGATCCTGCCAAGGTGGCGGCCGCGAAGGCGCGGACGCGCGCGCTGGAGGCCGAATACGAAGCCACCACGATCGGCGCTTTCGTCACGCGGCGCTGCCGGGAACTCGGCGATGCCCCGGCGATCGACGTCTTCGATCGCGGCGAGCGCATGACCTATGCCGAGGTCGAGCGCGCGACCAACCGCGTCGGCCATGCGCTGCGCGGGCTCGGGCTCGCCAAGGGCGACCGGGTCGCCATCATGCTGCCGAACCGCATCGCCTATCCATTGACCTGGCTCGCGCTTGCCAAGATCGGCGCCGTGCACGTGCCGGTGAACACTCGCTACACGCCGCGCGAGATCGACTATGTGCTGCGCGATTCCGGGGCCCGGGCCATGGTCATCGACCGTCAGTTCCTGGACGTTTTCCTGGCGATGGAGACGCGGCCGGAAGCCCTGGCGGATGCACGGGTCGTGGTCGTCGACGGCGCTGCGCCGGCCGGCATGGCCGCCTTCGAGGCGCTGGTCGCCGCTGCGCCGGAGACCTCCTGTCTCGACGGAACGGTGACGCCGGACGATCTCGCCAATCTCCAATATACCTCCGGAACGACCGGATTTCCCAAAGGCTGCATGCTCAGCCACGACTACTGGATGATCCTGTCGTTCACCGCCATGCATTGGGACCACATGCCGGCCCGGCGGCTGCTCAGCGCCCAGCCGTTCTTCTACATGGATCCGCAATGGCATCTCCTGAAGACGTTCCGCCTCGGCGGCACGCTGTTCCTGGCGCCGCAGCTTTCCGCCTCGCGCTATATCGGCTGGGTCAAGCGGCTTCGCGTCGACTGGTGCCAGTTTCCGCTGCTGGCGACCCGCCAGCCCGAGACCACCGATGATCGCGACACCGCGCTGAGGCAGGTCGCGGCCTTCGGCTGGGACAGCGAAACCTGCCGCGCCTTCAAGCGCCGGTTCGGCGTCATGGCGCGCGAAGCCTTCGGCATGACCGAGATCGGGCTGGGCACCTGGATGCCGCCGGAACTGGAGGAGATGTACGATTCCGCCTCCGTCGGCTTCGACGGGCCGTTCCGCGAGACCAGCGTGCGCAACGCGGCGGGCGAGCCGGTGGTGCCCGGCGAGCGCGGCGAATTGTGGGTGCGCGGCCGCTCGATCCTGAAGGGCTATTGGAACAAGCCGGAAGCCAATGCCGAGGTTTTCCGCGACGGCGGCTGGTTCCGCACCGGTGACGTGTTCGAGGTGGACGAGCACGGCTTCCTATGGCTCGTCGGGCGCATCAAGGACATGATCCGCCGCTCGTCGGAAAATATCGCGGCGCGCGAGGTCGAGGCCGTGGTGCGCGAGCTGCCGGAGGTCGAGGATTGCGCCGCCGTGCCCGTGCCGGACGCGCGGCGCGGCGAGGAGGTCAAGATCTACGTGCAGCTCAAGGCGGGACTCGGTCCGGAACACCTGCCGTTCGAGCGCCTCAGGGATCATTGCCGGAGCGGCCTCGCGGCCTTCAAGGTGCCGCGCTACTACGCCTATGTCGATGGCTTCCCGCGCACCGTGTCCAACAAGATCGAGAAGCGCAATCTCGTCGCCGGCGTCGAGGATCTGAGGCGCGGCGCGTGGGATGCCGAGGAGGGCTTGACGCACTGACGCACTGACGCGCGCGGGCGCGCCGGGCGTCCTGCCGCTAGTGCGGCGCAGCCAGCCAGGACACCCGGGCGATCGTCTCCTCGGCGAGGTCGGCGGGCGTCCGCCCGTCTGTCTCGATCACGAGGCGGGTTCCCGCAGCCTCGCCGGCAAGCCGGCGGGCCTGGCGCAGCGAGCGTTCGGCCTGGACGTCCTTGCCCGGCCCGATCTCGCGCCGGTCGAGCCGCTCCATCAGCGCGGCTTCGCTCGCCTTCAGGGCGATGACCGTGACCAGGGCACCGGGAATGGCCGCGCCGATCCAGCCGAGATCGTTTTCAAGGTGGAGCATCACGCCCGACAGGATCAGCTTGTCGTGACCGAGCGCCCGATAGGTGCGCCAGAGCGCGGCGAGATTGATGGCGCTGACGTCGCGCGTGCGAGGCTCCATCAAGGCGAGCGCGTCAGGCGTGGGTTTCGGAAAGACCCGGTCGAGCTCGTCGGTCTCGATCGCCGCATGGGCGATGCCGAGGGCAGCCAGCCGGTCGCCTATCGCCCATGACAGGGTGGATTTGCCGATCCCGGCCGGGCCAGTGATGAGCAGGATGTGCGGGCGACCCATGACTCAGGAGCCGCCGCCCGCGGTCGCGCGTGCCCTGGCCTTGGCCCTGGGCGCGACCTTGGCGGCGATCCGCGCCGCCTTTTCCCCTGTAGACGCAGCCTCGCGTCGGGCGCCGGCCGCTTTCGCGCTGGCGGTTTCGACGCAGCTCTCGGCGAGCGTGATCCAGGCCTCCAGAAGCCTGTCGTTCACCGTGTCGTCCAGATTGAAACTGGCATGGATCGCCATGCCGCGCAGCACGCTGAGATTGAGGTGGAAGAAGTTCTCGCGCCCGATCGCCGGGCCGAGTGCGCCCATGTCGTCGTAGCCGACCACATAGGCCCAGAGCGCGTCGCGCTTCTTGACCCAGACCGACAGAACGGATCTCAGCCGCTCCTGCAGCACGGCGTCGCTGCGGGCGGCCATCATCAGCTCGATGCAGGCGACATAGGTCGGTTTCTGGAAGACGTCGTACCAGAGGTGCCGGAGATAATCGGCAAAGGGGATCGGCGTGTCGTAGCGGGCGACGAAGGCCATCCGCTCGCGCTCCCATTCGGTGAGCAGGTGCTCGAAGCTGCCGACCAGCATGTCGACCTTGCTGGGGAAATGGTGCGAAAGGGCGCCCCGCGAGGCGCGGGCCCGCTGCGCCACCAGCCCCGTCGACAAGCGATCGTAACCGACCTCGCAGAGCGTCTCGAGCACCGCCTGGGCGAGCCTCAGCCGCATCGAGGCGGTGCGCTCGGCCTGGGTACGCCTGATCCGTTTCTGCGGCTTCACGTCGCTCATGTCTCGTCCTGGTTCACCTCCGGCCCTTCACCGTTTCGATGAAACGATGAAGGGCCGGAGGCTGTTGTCTTGACGCCTCGCGCGAACCGGTAGCCGCTTCGCTCGAAGACGCTGTCGTCACGCGCGGCTGACGATCTCCATCAGGGCTGGCACCGTCATTTGCGCGAAGGCGGAAAGGGCGAGCATGTCGTCCTCGCGATACCATTCGGCCTGATGCAGAAGGTTGAGCGAGCCGATCGTCCGGCCGTTCCAGCGCACGGGATAGTTCACCGCGCTCTCGCAGCCAAGCGAGCGGATCAGCTCATGGTCGAAAAAGGCGCGCTTGACGTCGTCGTAGGTGCGGCAGATGCGCGGCCGCCCGGCCAGCACTACTTCCTGGAAGAACTCGCCCTGGCGGACCAGCGGCTTGGCGCCGCCGGTCGGATAGGGGCCGGGCTGGTTGGTGTAGAAGCGCTGATTCTCGTTTTTCGCCCAGTTGATGACGAGCACGGTGAAGAGCTTGTGCCCGATCGCCGCCGCCAGCGCCTTGTCGAGCGCGGCGAGGCTCGCCTCCGGCTGGCCTTCGGCGCGGCTCGCGGTCGCCACGTCGATCAGATGGGGCAGAGCCGGCGCGAGCGCCCGGCGGCTGAAACGCGATGCGGCGGCGGTTCCCCGATCCGGCATGGTGTCCTCCTGTTCAGTGGATGGTCTGGCTGGCAAGGTCCTTCGGCGCCTTGGTCAGCACTTCGGGCGTCTTGCCGGCGACGACGGTATCGTCCTGGCGGAAGCCGCCGAGGCCCCATTCATAGATGCCGGGTTCGGCGGAATAGATCTCGCCCGCGATCAGCGGCCGGGTGTTGAACGCCATGTCCTCCGGGAACTCGTGGCCGAGCGTGCCCATGCCGTGGCCGGTGCGATGGAGGATGAGCTCGGCGACGCCCTCGCGCTCGAACACCGCCTGCGCGGCGGCGTCGATGGAGCAGACCGGCTTGCCAGCGACGACCGCTTCGCATGCCGCCTCATTGGCGGCGCGGGCGGCCTCGAACAGCTTCACCTGACGCTGGGACGGCTTGCCGCAGAACCAGGTGCGCTCGTTCTCCACCACCAGGCCATTGACACGCGGAATGACGATGTTGACGAGGCCATGGCCTTCCTCGATGCGTGCGCCAGAGGAGCGGCCATCGCCATGCGGAGCGCAGCTCGCCGGTCCCGAAAGCGTCCAGCAGCGCAGAATCTCCAGCGCTTCGCCGGGGAAGCGCCTGGCCGATTCCTCGGCCATCAGCGCTGCCATGGACATGTCGAGCTCCTGGACCAAGCGGCCCGGCCGGATGTTCTCGCGGTAGCGGTCCTGGACCCAGTCGGTGAGGGCGGCGATTTCGCGCATCAGCTGGATCTCCTCGGCATGCTTGACCCAGCGCAGGCGCCGGCACTCGGCGGTTGCCGCTTCCAGCTTCAGGTGCGGCAGGAGGCTCGCGGCCTTGGCGAGCGGACCGGTGACCGCATCGGCGCCGATGCGGGCCCGGCCGAGCCCAGCGCCCTTCAGCTTTTCGGCCACCATGTCGGCCCACTGGCCGAGCACCGGCAGGCGGGCGCCGACGCGCGGATGTTCGGAGTAGAATGCGGCGTCCGAGACCCACAGATGCTGCGCCTCGCGGGTGAAGCGCCAGTGATTGGTGGAGAGTTCGTTGAGGATCGCGAAGGGTTCGCCGTTGCGCGGCACGATGCAGACGATCGGCCGTTCCCAGACCTGCACGTCGGTCGCGAAGTTGGTGACGAACTGGAAGAAGTCGGCCTGGGTGAAGGCAAGGGCGTCATAGCCCTCGCGATCCATCATGTCGCGCATCAGCGTGAAGCGATAGTCGCGGATGGCTGTGCCGAGAAAGGCCATGGTTGTTTCCTCTATGCTTGGCGCGTGGTCGTTGAGGCGGGCAGGGGGCGGAGCCGCATCGCTGGCCTCCCGTCAGCGCCGGTAGCGCCGGCCGAGCACGGCGCTGCCGACCGCCGTCAGGGTGAGGGTGACGATCAGCAGCAGGAAGGCCAGCGCCGCGCCGAACGGCCAGTTGTTGCTCTTGACGAACTGGTCGTAGACGGCCGGCGCCATCATCTTGAACTGCGGTCCGCCGAGCAGGACGGGGGTCGCATAGGCATTCATGCAGAGGATGAAGACGAGGACCGAGCCGGCAGCGACGCCCGGCATGGCGAGCGGCAGCACGACGCGGCGGAACACGGTCATCGGCGCCGCGCCGAGATTGGCCGCAGCTTCCTCGGTCTGACGCGGAATGCTCTCGATCACCGCCGAGAGCGTCAGGATCATATAGGGCAGGACCACCGCGACGATGCCGACGACGACGGCGCCGGTCGTGTACATCATCTGGAACGAGGACGAGATCAGGCCGAGCCCCTTGAGGCTGGCATTGATCGCGCCGTCGGTGCCGAACAGGGCAAGCCAGCCGGCCGAGCGGATGACATTGCCGACGAACAGCGGGAACAGCGTCAGGATGGTGACGAGGCTCTTCCAGCGGCTCTGCATGCGGGCGAGCGAATAGGCGGCGGGAAAGCCGAGGACCAGCGCGATCAGCGTGCAGCCGAAGGCCATCAGCAGCGTCGTCGTCAGCACGCCCTGGTAATAGGGGTCGCTGAAGGCCTGGACGTAGTTGGCCGGTGTCAGCGCTTCCACCATCAACTCGGTCGGGCTGAACCGGTTGAGCGAAATGCGGAACAGGATCGCCATCGGCG
This portion of the bacterium YEK0313 genome encodes:
- the potH_4 gene encoding Putrescine transport system permease protein PotH, encoding MTTTILRRRASTVLLLLPVLALLGAFFVWPVLGFLARGFTGAAGGFSAEQAERLLASAAYGQVMWMSIVLSFWVTLAAILIGYPVAYLLATTDKASRSYWALFVLLPFWSSFLVRTFAWIVILGRNGPVNALLTGSGLAERQQDLLYGWFAVGIGMTNVLTPFAILTMLGVMEGIDRRVVRAAETLGARPVQAFFRVYLPLSMPGVTAAALMVFITALGFFIAPALLGSARQTMIAQLVIQQILELTNWPFAAVLCLMLLGAAFVIFALYDRLVGLSTLSGEVRAATAPRSRLAACAAGAARALFDATGDALARLAGVAGGEGRGGGQGRATRFAALAVVVFLVAPLAFLMPVSLSDQSFVAWPPRGLTLKWYGEIIASPLWTGAAGLSFLVAFLTAGLCFAVVVPAAFAFLRLTGWTAATLFALMVSPLIVPRMVVAVSLFYLYARLGLVGSTLGLVIGHAVIALPFFFIAVVAVLKTYDRRLDQAAASLGASPWIVARRVTLPLIGTGLVSAALFAFVVSFDELNVALFASGGLNATLPKLMWDEATLRFSPLLAAASTLVLIAMSVLVIAALQLRKPATEA
- the caiD_1 gene encoding Carnitinyl-CoA dehydratase; this encodes MPLHYAKDGPIATFTIDNGKVNVFTPEMHRELHAALQDFAADPAVRVGIMTGAAGRSFCAGDDIKTPLPELAPHEALEAHFSPHGHEARIGLTRPGWEQDVMRLRRLKPIIGAVDGYCLGQGLIYLLLLTDIRLATPEAEFGFPEIAYGMAGAGGMTRLTALVPQALAMEMLLLGERIGAARALDVHLINRVVERPDLMAAARAMAERIAGHPPVAVRLEMEVAQRALDMTREQAMDYAGTLFRFQRVAYQGYGAGTGFFRSTGEAAE
- the fadD_2 gene encoding Long-chain-fatty-acid--CoA ligase, with protein sequence MTRIDPAKVAAAKARTRALEAEYEATTIGAFVTRRCRELGDAPAIDVFDRGERMTYAEVERATNRVGHALRGLGLAKGDRVAIMLPNRIAYPLTWLALAKIGAVHVPVNTRYTPREIDYVLRDSGARAMVIDRQFLDVFLAMETRPEALADARVVVVDGAAPAGMAAFEALVAAAPETSCLDGTVTPDDLANLQYTSGTTGFPKGCMLSHDYWMILSFTAMHWDHMPARRLLSAQPFFYMDPQWHLLKTFRLGGTLFLAPQLSASRYIGWVKRLRVDWCQFPLLATRQPETTDDRDTALRQVAAFGWDSETCRAFKRRFGVMAREAFGMTEIGLGTWMPPELEEMYDSASVGFDGPFRETSVRNAAGEPVVPGERGELWVRGRSILKGYWNKPEANAEVFRDGGWFRTGDVFEVDEHGFLWLVGRIKDMIRRSSENIAAREVEAVVRELPEVEDCAAVPVPDARRGEEVKIYVQLKAGLGPEHLPFERLRDHCRSGLAAFKVPRYYAYVDGFPRTVSNKIEKRNLVAGVEDLRRGAWDAEEGLTH
- a CDS encoding Bacterial regulatory proteins, tetR family, translating into MSDVKPQKRIRRTQAERTASMRLRLAQAVLETLCEVGYDRLSTGLVAQRARASRGALSHHFPSKVDMLVGSFEHLLTEWERERMAFVARYDTPIPFADYLRHLWYDVFQKPTYVACIELMMAARSDAVLQERLRSVLSVWVKKRDALWAYVVGYDDMGALGPAIGRENFFHLNLSVLRGMAIHASFNLDDTVNDRLLEAWITLAESCVETASAKAAGARREAASTGEKAARIAAKVAPRAKARARATAGGGS
- a CDS encoding putative peptidase produces the protein MAFLGTAIRDYRFTLMRDMMDREGYDALAFTQADFFQFVTNFATDVQVWERPIVCIVPRNGEPFAILNELSTNHWRFTREAQHLWVSDAAFYSEHPRVGARLPVLGQWADMVAEKLKGAGLGRARIGADAVTGPLAKAASLLPHLKLEAATAECRRLRWVKHAEEIQLMREIAALTDWVQDRYRENIRPGRLVQELDMSMAALMAEESARRFPGEALEILRCWTLSGPASCAPHGDGRSSGARIEEGHGLVNIVIPRVNGLVVENERTWFCGKPSQRQVKLFEAARAANEAACEAVVAGKPVCSIDAAAQAVFEREGVAELILHRTGHGMGTLGHEFPEDMAFNTRPLIAGEIYSAEPGIYEWGLGGFRQDDTVVAGKTPEVLTKAPKDLASQTIH
- the potB_2 gene encoding Spermidine/putrescine transport system permease protein PotB, which produces MALLILPAGLLVLALLAAPMAILFRISLNRFSPTELMVEALTPANYVQAFSDPYYQGVLTTTLLMAFGCTLIALVLGFPAAYSLARMQSRWKSLVTILTLFPLFVGNVIRSAGWLALFGTDGAINASLKGLGLISSSFQMMYTTGAVVVGIVAVVLPYMILTLSAVIESIPRQTEEAAANLGAAPMTVFRRVVLPLAMPGVAAGSVLVFILCMNAYATPVLLGGPQFKMMAPAVYDQFVKSNNWPFGAALAFLLLIVTLTLTAVGSAVLGRRYRR